In the Hordeum vulgare subsp. vulgare chromosome 7H, MorexV3_pseudomolecules_assembly, whole genome shotgun sequence genome, one interval contains:
- the LOC123407812 gene encoding putative aldehyde oxidase-like protein, whose translation MGSARVEKVVFALNGRRYEVAGADVHPGTTLLEFIRTRTPFTGTKLGCGEGGCGACVVLIATYNPKKDEVTELSASSCLTLLYNINLCSVITTEGLGNTKDGFHSIQKRMSGFHASQCGFCTPGMCMSIFTSLANADKSNKPEPQKGFSKLTVSEAERAFSGNMCRCTGYRPIVDACKSFASDVDLEDLGLNVFWKKGDNHADVSKLPAYTLGGGVCTFPDFLKSEIKSSLHHVNDDSDVTVSREGWYHPKSIKQYYDLLNSGLFSECTVKVVVANTSSGVKGYKDQDLYNKYIDIGEIPELSAIWKKDSGIEIGAATPISKTIEILEQEAGSKSCPNGSLVFRKLAEHMSKVATPFVRNTASIGGNIILAQKYPFPSDIATILLGAASTVRLQVYSETLEVTLEEFLEQPPIDPSTLLLSIFIPHWVSDSQKESKVIFETYRAAPRPLGNAVSYINSAMLGHVSLNESCGNLVLSNLHMAFGAYGTKHVIRATKVEQHLDGKVLTPSVVLEAVRLLREIIVPMEGTSHPEYRVSVAVGFLFSFLSPFAKGIKGPGKTLSIGSASSSDIDDPCNLPLSSRRETISSDDHKPVGEPIKKYAVELQASGEAVYVDDIPAPKNCLYGEFIYSTQPLAYVKNIKFKPSLASEKVLTVVSAKDIPSGGQNIGSSFMFGDEPLFGSPVAEYAGQALGVVIAETQRYANLAGKQVVVEYDTKDLKPPILTVEQAVQNNSYFEVPPGRYPKQVGDFSKAMAEADHKILSTEVKLASQYYFYMETQTALAIPDEDNTIVVYSSSQYPELAQSVIARCLGIPFSNVRVITRRVGGGFGGKAFRSHTVATAAALCAFKLRRPVRMYLNRSTDMIMIGGRHPIKAYYSVGFKSDGRITALHLDILINAGISPDASPLMPDTMMSGLKKYNWGALSFDIKVCKTNNTSKSVMRAPGDTQGSFIAEAIIEHVASVLSLDANNVRQKNFHTYDSLVLFYPESAGEASTYTLHSIFNRLLRTSSYLHRSESIKHFNNCNKWRKRGISCAPLIFKVAPRPAPGRVSVLNDGSIVVEVGGVEVGQGLWTKVQQMTVFALGQLWPDGCECLLDRVRLLQADTLNLIQGGLTAGSTSSESSCAATLEACNMLVDRLKPVMKKLKQQSGGDVSWDALIAQAIKDNVNLSSSAYWVPGQESSTYLNYGAGISEVEIDVLTGAITLLRSDLVYDCGKSLNPAVDLGQIEGSFIQGIGFFINEEHETNADGLVVSDSTWVYKIPSVDTIPKQFNAEVLNTGYHKNRVLSSKASGEPAVVLAASVHCAVREAIRAARKEFGSSEPTFQLDVPAPMTHVKEMCGLEVVEKYLEGLSAHRSRSAA comes from the exons GTGGATGTGGAGCTTGCGTGGTCCTCATAGCAACTTACAATCCAAAAAAAGATGAAGTGACTGAATTGTCTGCAAGTTCATGCCTGACGCTGCTCTACAACATAAATCTCTGCTCAGTCATCACCACCGAAGGCCTGGGAAATACCAAAGATGGTTTCCATTCTATCCAGAAGAGGATGTCTGGGTTCCATGCTTCCCAGTGTGGTTTCTGCACTCCTGGCATGTGCATGTCTATTTTCACCTCTCTTGCTAATGCCGACAAATCCAACAAGCCTGAACCACAAAAAGGGTTCTCAAAGTTGACGGTGTCCGAGGCAGAAAGGGCGTTCTCAGGCAACATGTGTAGATGTACCGGGTACAGGCCAATTGTCGACGCCTGCAAAAGTTTTGCTTCAGATGTTGACCTGGAGGATTTGGGCCTCAATGTATTCTGGAAGAAAGGCGATAACCACGCCGATGTTAGCAAGTTGCCAGCTTATACTCTTGGCGGTGGAGTCTGCACTTTTCCAGACTTCCTAAAGTCCGAGATAAAATCTTCGCTTCATCATGTAAATGATGATTCGGATGTTACGGTCTCCAGGGAGGGTTGGTATCATCCTAAAAGCATCAAGCAATATTATGATTTGCTGAACTCTGGCCTGTTTAGTGAATGCACAGTTAAAGTGGTTGTCGCAAACACAAGTTCTGGTGTAAAGGGATACAAGGATCAGGATCTATATAACAAGTATATTGACATCGGTGAGATTCCAGAGCTTTCAGCTATTTGGAAGAAAGACAGTGGCATTGAAATTGGAGCAGCTACACCAATTTCTAAGACCATCGAGATACTTGAGCAAGAAGCCGGGTCTAAATCATGTCCAAATGGAAGTTTGGTTTTCAGAAAACTCGCTGAGCACATGAGCAAGGTGGCCACACCGTTTGTCCGTAACACAGCAAGCATTGGCGGGAACATAATTCTTGCACAGAAATACCCTTTTCCCTCGGACATCGCGACCATACTTCTTGGTGCTGCTTCAACTGTGCGTCTTCAGGTTTATTCAGAAACACTAGAGGTTACTTTGGAAGAGTTTCTGGAGCAGCCTCCTATTGATCCTAGTACATTGCTGCTGAGCATATTTATTCCACATTGGGTTTCAGATTCTCAGAAAGAAAGTAAGGTGATATTTGAAACTTACAGAGCAGCGCCACGCCCTCTTGGCAATGCGGTTTCATATATTAACTCTGCTATGCTGGGCCATGTCTCCCTGAATGAATCATGTGGTAATCTTGTGCTTAGTAACCTACACATGGCCTTTGGTGCCTATGGTACAAAACATGTTATCAGAGCAACAAAAGTTGAACAACACCTGGACGGAAAAGTGCTCACTCCATCTGTTGTGCTCGAAGCAGTTCGCTTACTTAGAGAAATAATTGTACCAATGGAAGGAACATCACATCCTGAATACAGAGTCAGTGTGGCTGTTGGATTTCTCTTCAGTTTCCTGTCTCCATTTGCTAAAGGAATCAAAGGGCCTGGAAAAACTCTGAGCATTGGTTCTGCTAGTTCTTCAGATATAGATGACCCATGTAACCTTCCATTGTCTTCACGCCGAGAAACAATTTCCAGCGATGATCATAAACCAGTTGGCGAGCCGATTAAAAAGTATGCAGTTGAGCTTCAAGCTTCTG GGGAGGCAGTATATGTAGATGATATTCCTGCTCCAAAAAATTGCCTGTATGGGGAGTTTATTTACAGCACACAGCCTCTTGCATATGTCAAGAATATCAAATTCAAGCCTTCTTTAGCATCAGAGAAGGTCCTCACGGTTGTTTCTGCAAAGGATATTCCAAGTGGAGGGCAAAATATCGGATCAAGcttcatgtttggggacgaaccaCTTTTTGGCTCTCCTGTAGCTGAGTATGCTGGGCAAGCCCTTGGTGTCGTG ATTGCAGAGACTCAGAGATATGCCAACTTGGCAGGCAAACAGGTCGTTGTTGAATATGACACAAAAGATTTGAAGCCACCAATCTTAACTGTAGAACAGGCAGTACAGAACAATAGCTATTTCGAAGTTCCTCCTGGGAGGTATCCAAAACAAGTTGGTGATTTTTCgaaggccatggcagaagctgaTCACAAGATCCTCTCAACAGAA GTGAAACTTGCCTCTCAGTACTATTTCTACATGGAAACACAAACAGCATTGGCAATTCCAGATGAAGATAACACTATTGTGGTCTACAGTTCATCACAATACCCTGAGCTTGCGCAGAGTGTCATAGCGAGGTGCCTCGGCATTCCATTCAGCAATGTGCGTGTCATTACAAGAAGAGTTGGAGGAGGTTTTGGTGGGAAGGCATTCAGATCACACACT GTAGCAACGGCAGCTGCGCTTTGTGCCTTCAAGTTACGTCGTCCAGTGCGGATGTATCTCAACCGCAGTACTGACATGATCATGATCGGGGGTCGGCACCCCATAAAAGCATATTACAGTGTTGGTTTCAAGTCCGATGGGAGAATCACAGCCTTGCACCTGGACATTCTGATCAACGCTGGGATTTCTCCAGATGCGAGCCCCCTAATGCCAGATACTATGATGTCTGGCCTGAAGAAATACAACTGGGGCGCTCTCTCGTTCGACATCAAGGTCTGTAAGACAAACAACACATCCAAGTCAGTAATGCGGGCTCCTGGAGATACACAAGGCTCTTTTATTGCTGAGGCCATCATCGAGCACGTCGCTTCAGTGCTATCGCTTGATGCTAATAATGTCAGGCAGAAGAATTTCCACACATATGACAGTCTTGTGCTGTTCTATCCAGAAAGCGCAGGTGAAGCATCGACGTACACATTGCATTCTATTTTCAACAGATTACTCAGGACGTCAAGCTACCTGCATCGATCTGAATCCATCAAGCATTTTAACAACTGCAACAAGTGGCGGAAGAGGGGTATCTCTTGTGCGCCCCTCATCTTCAAGGTGGCACCAAGGCCAGCTCCTGGAAGAGTTTCTGTGCTCAACGATGGTTCCATTGTGGTTGAAGTTGGAGGTGTTGAGGTTGGGCAGGGACTGTGGACCAAAGTACAGCAGATGACGGTTTTCGCGTTGGGACAGTTATGGCCTGATGGATGTGAATGCCTTCTTGATAGAGTGCGTCTTCTTCAGGCTGACACGCTGAACTTGATCCAAGGTGGACTCACTGCTGGCAGTACTTCGTCTGAATCTAGCTGTGCAGCAACTCTTGAGGCTTGCAACATGCTGGTTGACAGATTAAAGCCAGTCATGAAGAAGCTCAAGCAGCAATCCGGTGGTGATGTTTCATGGGATGCTTTAATTGCTCAG GCCATTAAGGATAATGTTAATTTGTCCTCAAGTGCATACTGGGTACCTGGCCAAGAATCCAGCACCTATCTGAACTATGGAGCTGGTATAAGTGAG GTAGAGATTGATGTCCTTACAGGAGCTATTACTTTACTACGGAGCGACCTTGTGTATGACTGTGGAAAGAGTTTGAACCCTGCAGTGGACTTGGGCCAG ATTGAAGGCTCCTTTATACAAGGAATTGGTTTCTTCATAAATGAAGAACACGAAACAAATGCCGATGGACTGGTTGTGAGTGACAGCACATGGGTCTACAAGATCCCAAGCGTGGACACCATCCCGAAGCAGTTCAATGCTGAGGTGCTCAACACGGGGTACCATAAGAACCGTGTTCTTTCGTCAAAAG cctctggggAACCTGCCGTGGTTCTCGCAGCATCGGTCCATTGCGCGGTGAGAGAAGCCATCCGAGCGGCGAGGAAGGAGTTTGGAAGCTCGGAGCCCACGTTCCAGCTCGACGTCCCTGCGCCGATGACCCATGTGAAGGAAATGTGTGGTTTGGAGGTCGTGGAGAAGTACTTGGAAGGCCTATCTGCGCATCGGTCTCGATCTGCGGCGTGA